Proteins encoded in a region of the Macaca mulatta isolate MMU2019108-1 chromosome X, T2T-MMU8v2.0, whole genome shotgun sequence genome:
- the PABPC1L2B gene encoding polyadenylate-binding protein 1-like 2, which produces MASLYVGDLHPEVTEAMLYEKFSPAGPILSIRICRDKITRRSLGYAYVNYQQPVDAKRALETLNFDVIKGRPVRIMWSQRDPSLRKSGVGNVFIKNLGKTIDNKALYNIFSAFGNILSCKVACDEKGPKGYGFVHFQKQESAERAIDVMNGMFLNYRKIFVGRFKSHKEREAERGAWARQSTSADVKDFEEDTDEEATLR; this is translated from the coding sequence ATGGCCTCCCTGTACGTGGGCGACCTGCACCCTGAGGTGACCGAGGCAATGCTGTACGAGAAATTCAGTCCAGCTGGGCCCATCCTCTCCATCCGCATCTGCAGGGACAAGATCACCCGCCGCTCATTGGGCTACGCATATGTCAACTACCAGCAACCGGTGGACGCCAAGCGGGCCCTGGAGACCCTGAACTTTGATGTCATAAAGGGCAGGCCAGTGCGCATCATGTGGTCCCAGAGGGACCCGTCGCTCCGCAAGAGCGGGGTGGGCAACGTCTTCATCAAGAACCTGGGCAAGACCATCGACAACAAGGCGCTGTACAACATCTTCTCGGCGTTCGGCAACATCCTTTCCTGCAAAGTGGCCTGTGACGAAAAGGGGCCCAAGGGCTACGGGTTCGTGCACTTCCAAAAGCAGGAATCCGCGGAGCGGGCCATCGACGTGATGAATGGCATGTTCCTGAACTACCGCAAAATTTTCGTCGGGAGATTCAAGTCGCATAAAGAACGAGAGGCCGAAAGGGGAGCCTGGGCCAGGCAGTCCACTAGTGCTGACGTCAAGGATTTCGAGGAAGACACCGACGAGGAGGCCACCTTGCGATGA